One genomic segment of Pseudomonas fortuita includes these proteins:
- a CDS encoding PepSY-associated TM helix domain-containing protein, whose amino-acid sequence MKEGFRQAMAWLHTWTGLIFGWLLFAIFLTGTLSYFKEEITHWMQPEVRSHALDPALSLDKAQQYLQDNAGHSASWFIRMPNEREAGLSVGYRDPNGGPRGFVNKTLDTQTGEPVEARDSRGGDFFYRFHFQLQMPYPFGRWLSTFCAFIMLLGLVTGIITHKKIFKEFFTFRPGKGQRSWLDGHNAIGVLVLPFHLMISYSSLVLFMYMVMPAGIMASYGNDTGKYFNDLFGRDDAPKAAQLATPLVALPSLYAKVQALQPGARIGNIQVQNPGDSNARVIFTQSAADHVAYRRSANWTFDGASGALLSQGKPESGAMMTAFSFAGLHMGNFAGPWLRWLYFFFGIAGTAVIGTGLVMWLGKRQLKHAKRPHMPGELRLVEVLNIASMSGLLLAVAGFFWANRLIPVGIEGRANWEVNAFFIAWGLSLVHAVLRSGRRAWGEQLALGALAFALLPLLNGLGTDRGLNHSLQAGDWAMAGFDLTALGTGLFLAWLAGKMLRSPKPAARRARVAQKPGTETAQVS is encoded by the coding sequence ATGAAAGAAGGCTTCCGCCAGGCGATGGCCTGGCTGCACACCTGGACCGGCCTGATCTTCGGCTGGCTGTTGTTTGCCATCTTCCTGACCGGCACGTTGTCGTATTTCAAGGAAGAAATTACCCACTGGATGCAGCCCGAAGTGCGCAGTCATGCCTTGGACCCGGCCCTCAGCCTGGATAAGGCCCAGCAGTATCTGCAGGACAACGCCGGGCATTCCGCGTCCTGGTTCATCCGCATGCCCAACGAGCGCGAGGCGGGCCTGAGCGTTGGCTATCGCGATCCCAATGGCGGGCCGCGTGGCTTTGTCAACAAAACCCTGGATACGCAGACCGGCGAACCGGTTGAGGCGCGCGACAGCCGTGGTGGCGATTTCTTCTACCGTTTCCACTTCCAGCTGCAGATGCCATACCCGTTTGGCCGCTGGCTGTCGACCTTCTGCGCCTTCATCATGCTGCTGGGGCTGGTCACCGGCATCATCACCCACAAGAAGATCTTCAAGGAGTTCTTCACCTTCCGCCCCGGCAAGGGCCAGCGTTCCTGGCTGGACGGGCACAACGCCATAGGCGTGCTGGTGCTGCCATTCCACCTGATGATCAGCTACAGCAGCCTGGTGCTGTTCATGTACATGGTGATGCCGGCGGGCATCATGGCCAGCTATGGCAATGACACCGGCAAGTACTTCAACGACCTGTTCGGGCGCGACGATGCGCCCAAGGCAGCCCAACTGGCGACGCCGTTGGTCGCCCTGCCAAGCCTGTATGCCAAGGTGCAGGCGCTGCAGCCCGGGGCGCGCATTGGCAACATCCAGGTGCAGAACCCGGGTGACAGCAATGCCCGCGTCATCTTTACCCAATCGGCTGCCGACCACGTGGCTTATCGGCGCAGTGCCAACTGGACGTTTGACGGCGCCAGTGGCGCGCTGCTGAGCCAGGGCAAGCCAGAGAGCGGGGCAATGATGACCGCCTTCAGCTTTGCCGGGTTGCACATGGGCAACTTTGCCGGGCCCTGGCTGCGCTGGCTGTACTTCTTTTTTGGCATTGCTGGCACTGCGGTGATCGGCACCGGGCTGGTGATGTGGCTGGGCAAGCGCCAACTCAAACATGCCAAGCGCCCGCACATGCCGGGTGAGTTGCGCCTGGTCGAGGTGCTCAATATCGCCAGCATGAGCGGGCTGTTGCTGGCGGTGGCGGGCTTCTTCTGGGCCAACCGCCTGATTCCGGTGGGCATCGAGGGCCGCGCCAATTGGGAGGTCAATGCCTTCTTCATCGCCTGGGGCTTGTCATTGGTGCATGCCGTGCTGCGCAGCGGGCGCCGGGCTTGGGGCGAGCAACTGGCCCTGGGTGCGCTGGCCTTTGCCCTGTTGCCGCTGCTCAACGGCCTTGGCACCGACCGGGGACTGAACCATTCGTTGCAGGCGGGTGACTGGGCCATGGCGGGCTTCGACCTGACGGCACTGGGTACCGGCCTGTTCCTGGCCTGGCTGGCCGGCAAGATGCTGCGCAGCCCCAAACCGGCAGCCAGGCGAGCACGCGTGGCACAAAAACCGGGCACTGAAACGGCGCAGGTGAGCTGA
- a CDS encoding DUF3649 domain-containing protein — translation MTRKTAGLPHSYRLAVASRSLAALLGGYLLASMASVCIALVVPLPTVDATLTGLLLSFVFYLLAFIWCFACRSAWRAWLGVLAPSLLLAMISGVAYWMKNP, via the coding sequence ATGACGCGCAAAACTGCCGGCCTTCCGCACAGCTATCGGCTGGCCGTTGCCTCACGCAGCCTGGCCGCGCTATTGGGCGGCTACCTGTTGGCGTCCATGGCCAGCGTCTGCATTGCCCTGGTAGTACCGCTGCCAACGGTCGATGCCACGCTGACCGGCCTGTTGTTGTCGTTCGTCTTTTACCTGCTGGCATTCATCTGGTGCTTTGCCTGTCGCAGCGCCTGGCGTGCCTGGCTGGGCGTGTTGGCGCCCAGCCTGCTGTTGGCCATGATCAGCGGCGTTGCCTACTGGATGAAAAACCCATGA
- a CDS encoding HPF/RaiA family ribosome-associated protein, whose amino-acid sequence MQIQVNSSNHFESNARLDQWVRSTLQSSLERYEEDLTRIEVHLRDENGAKPGPHDKRCQMEARPKGHQPISVTHTATSVDQAVDGAATKLNHALEHFYGKLRSKRGALELSDPDA is encoded by the coding sequence ATGCAAATCCAGGTCAACAGCAGCAACCATTTCGAAAGCAACGCCCGTCTCGACCAGTGGGTCCGCAGTACACTGCAAAGCTCCCTGGAACGTTACGAAGAAGACCTCACCCGCATCGAGGTTCACCTGCGCGACGAGAACGGCGCCAAGCCCGGACCGCATGACAAACGCTGCCAGATGGAGGCTCGCCCCAAAGGCCACCAACCGATTTCCGTGACCCACACTGCCACTTCGGTGGACCAGGCAGTCGACGGTGCCGCCACCAAGCTCAACCACGCGCTGGAACACTTCTACGGCAAGCTGCGCAGCAAGCGCGGCGCCCTGGAACTGAGCGACCCGGACGCCTGA
- a CDS encoding response regulator, giving the protein MQNAFSRQQILLVDDEQDALLELAELLENEGFACLTATSVQVALQQLTRHPDVALVITDLRMPEESGIGLIRRMRNHTARQHLPVIVMSGQADVDDVSEMLHLQVVDFFRKPLYHARLLKTLENLFPVPKLRVVS; this is encoded by the coding sequence ATGCAGAACGCTTTCTCGCGCCAGCAGATCCTTTTGGTGGATGACGAGCAGGACGCTCTGCTGGAGCTGGCCGAACTTCTCGAAAATGAAGGCTTCGCCTGCCTGACCGCGACATCGGTACAGGTTGCCTTGCAACAGCTTACCCGTCATCCGGACGTTGCCCTGGTGATCACCGACCTGCGTATGCCGGAGGAAAGCGGCATTGGTCTGATCAGGCGCATGCGCAATCACACGGCCCGCCAGCACCTGCCGGTGATTGTCATGTCCGGGCAGGCCGACGTGGATGACGTCAGTGAAATGCTGCACCTGCAGGTGGTGGATTTTTTCCGCAAGCCGCTTTATCACGCGCGTTTGCTGAAAACCCTGGAGAACCTGTTCCCCGTACCAAAGCTGAGGGTAGTGAGTTGA
- a CDS encoding Flp family type IVb pilin, translated as MKLFILHCMTFLHRKDGASGIEYAVIATMVAVVLAAFVGDISTAVNTTFTTIKNAL; from the coding sequence ATGAAACTGTTCATTCTGCATTGCATGACCTTCCTGCATCGCAAGGACGGTGCGTCCGGTATCGAATACGCGGTCATCGCGACGATGGTCGCAGTGGTGCTGGCCGCCTTCGTTGGCGACATCTCCACGGCCGTCAACACCACCTTCACCACGATCAAAAATGCCCTTTGA
- the cpaB gene encoding Flp pilus assembly protein CpaB — MSSRLTLALAAFFLLAALLAGYWGVVLSRPAATPAPVTPAAEQPIAAVAPPPITPPEPPRTAVVVLRKALPANTPVSEDDVLIERLQVAPTGAYQQTAQVIGRTSARPLAAGTWLDESSFQAGGPLARMIRANERAVAVGVDEVVGAAGQLRPGDYVDVLLFLREEPNNPQSSAQVVLPALRVLSVGDQTGLANDGRPAQTAEEQKARREQASMNNGTGTRTVALAVPEALASRLMLAAQAGTLRLAVRSADEQRLARYWNEPGAQPQVEAANRELYRFSQLSQSPVANAASLATSKPTPAMHIIRGAQADDTNKTP; from the coding sequence ATGAGCAGTCGCTTGACCCTAGCCTTGGCTGCTTTCTTCCTGCTGGCAGCGCTGTTGGCCGGCTACTGGGGTGTTGTGCTGAGCCGCCCGGCGGCCACGCCCGCACCGGTTACCCCTGCGGCCGAACAACCGATTGCAGCCGTCGCCCCACCCCCCATCACTCCACCGGAGCCACCGCGTACGGCCGTGGTCGTCCTGCGCAAGGCTTTACCCGCCAATACGCCGGTCAGTGAAGACGATGTGCTGATCGAGCGCCTGCAGGTTGCCCCCACCGGGGCCTACCAGCAAACCGCCCAGGTGATCGGGCGCACCAGCGCCAGGCCACTTGCAGCGGGCACCTGGCTGGATGAGTCCAGCTTCCAGGCTGGCGGGCCGCTGGCGCGGATGATCCGTGCCAACGAGCGGGCGGTGGCAGTCGGTGTGGACGAAGTGGTCGGCGCCGCCGGCCAACTGCGCCCGGGCGACTACGTGGACGTGTTGCTGTTCCTGCGTGAAGAGCCCAACAACCCGCAATCCTCCGCCCAAGTGGTGCTGCCGGCCTTGCGCGTGCTCAGTGTCGGCGACCAGACGGGCCTGGCCAACGACGGCCGCCCGGCGCAGACCGCCGAAGAGCAAAAGGCCCGGCGCGAACAAGCCAGTATGAACAACGGCACAGGTACCCGCACCGTGGCGCTGGCAGTGCCGGAGGCCTTGGCCAGCCGTTTGATGCTGGCTGCCCAGGCTGGCACCTTGCGCCTGGCCGTGCGCAGTGCCGATGAGCAGCGCCTGGCGCGGTACTGGAACGAGCCCGGTGCCCAACCGCAGGTGGAGGCCGCCAACCGCGAACTCTACCGCTTCAGCCAGCTCTCCCAGTCGCCGGTGGCCAACGCTGCCAGCCTGGCGACCAGCAAACCCACACCCGCCATGCACATCATCCGTGGCGCACAGGCTGACGATACGAATAAAACCCCCTGA
- a CDS encoding type II and III secretion system protein family protein, translating to MRSSFLRQACCTGLLAALLPQAQAAGKGCEAISQLPSVIEIDQGLQQELRLPLAISRVAVGEPKVADVQASGDRGVVITAVGQGNTTLMLWTACAPSPHRAMVFVKGRASADMAEDSFLPSQDAQLISQVQADIRFVEVRRNKYREAGARLFFKGSNNSLIGAPGTVPNTSVSPGSVPIANPEIPLTENVFNIVWGGGSSRFLAMINALESSGFAYTLARPSLTVLSGQTASFLAGGEIPIPVPSSGSDNVSIEYKEFGVRLALTPTIISPGRITLKVAPEVSELDYSNVVTIAGTQVPGLTVRRTDTSIALADGESFIISGLVSSNTRSDVDKLPGLGNLPILGAFFRQSTLKREETELLMIVTPHLVQPLAANARLPELPGENLRNYDPSWGRLFFLENGNFDGKGGLSQ from the coding sequence ATGCGTAGTTCCTTTTTGAGACAAGCATGTTGTACCGGGCTGCTGGCCGCGCTGTTGCCCCAGGCCCAGGCAGCGGGCAAAGGCTGCGAGGCGATCAGTCAGCTCCCTTCGGTCATCGAGATAGACCAGGGCCTGCAGCAGGAACTGCGCCTGCCACTGGCGATCAGCCGGGTTGCCGTAGGCGAGCCCAAGGTGGCCGATGTGCAGGCCAGCGGTGACCGCGGTGTGGTGATTACCGCAGTGGGCCAGGGCAATACCACGTTGATGCTGTGGACAGCATGCGCCCCGTCACCGCACCGGGCCATGGTATTCGTCAAAGGCCGGGCCAGTGCCGACATGGCCGAAGACAGTTTTTTGCCATCGCAGGATGCACAACTGATCAGCCAGGTGCAGGCCGATATCCGTTTCGTGGAAGTACGCCGAAACAAGTACAGAGAAGCTGGCGCACGGCTGTTCTTCAAGGGTTCGAACAACAGCCTGATCGGTGCGCCTGGAACAGTGCCTAACACCTCTGTATCCCCAGGTTCGGTACCCATTGCGAACCCGGAGATCCCGCTCACAGAGAACGTCTTCAACATCGTCTGGGGCGGCGGCAGTAGCCGCTTCCTTGCCATGATCAACGCACTGGAAAGCAGCGGCTTCGCCTACACGTTGGCCCGCCCGAGCCTGACCGTACTCAGCGGCCAGACCGCAAGCTTCCTGGCGGGTGGCGAAATTCCGATTCCAGTCCCCAGCTCGGGCAGCGACAACGTGTCCATCGAATACAAGGAGTTCGGCGTACGTCTGGCGCTGACACCAACCATCATCAGCCCCGGCAGGATCACCCTCAAGGTGGCGCCGGAGGTCAGCGAGCTGGACTACAGCAACGTAGTAACCATCGCCGGCACGCAAGTGCCGGGTTTGACCGTAAGACGCACCGACACCAGCATTGCCCTTGCCGATGGCGAAAGCTTCATCATCAGCGGCTTGGTCAGCAGCAACACCAGGTCCGATGTCGACAAACTGCCTGGCCTCGGTAACCTCCCAATCCTGGGCGCATTCTTCCGGCAATCGACGCTCAAACGCGAAGAAACCGAACTGCTGATGATCGTAACTCCACACCTGGTCCAGCCGCTGGCCGCCAACGCGCGGCTGCCGGAACTGCCGGGTGAGAACTTGCGCAATTACGACCCCAGCTGGGGGCGCCTGTTCTTCCTGGAAAACGGCAACTTTGATGGCAAGGGTGGGTTATCCCAATGA
- a CDS encoding protein TadZ: MNESLNPTFLAITRNEEDLHWLQGALAPQGQVIGATAGSLDELLALVNATFSNLMFIGLDREQLVSQCALIEGVLEARPMLAIVALGDGMDNQLVLHAMRAGARDFVAYGSRPSEVAGLVRRLGKRMPAVTSNPSLGGLTVLFGVQANADGALLTTHLARVVQESGQQTLLLDLGLPRGDSLALLGLEASFFFGDALRHLRRLDTTLIDSAFTRDKKGLRLLTYAEADDPLQQTSAAELYMLLSALRQHFQHIVVNLTGHADSEALRTLVSHCDKLIVYTDQNILDCRRNLEVLDLWRDHGMKLEHASLLVDRYLSNVAPDADTLAKRYGLPLLKAIPYSPEVRLNVKNQGLSLFELAPRENLTQALRSLGERLARRSENLAPPAFTWLRRLWGSK; this comes from the coding sequence ATGAACGAGAGCCTGAACCCCACCTTCCTCGCCATCACCCGCAATGAAGAGGACCTGCACTGGCTACAGGGCGCACTGGCGCCGCAAGGCCAGGTGATCGGTGCCACTGCCGGCAGCCTCGACGAGCTGCTGGCGCTGGTCAACGCCACCTTCAGCAACCTGATGTTCATCGGCCTGGACCGCGAACAGCTGGTCAGCCAGTGCGCCTTGATCGAGGGGGTGCTGGAGGCCAGGCCGATGTTGGCGATTGTCGCCCTTGGCGATGGCATGGACAACCAACTGGTGCTGCATGCCATGCGCGCAGGCGCCCGCGATTTCGTCGCCTATGGCTCACGTCCCAGCGAAGTGGCCGGGCTGGTGAGGCGCCTGGGCAAGCGCATGCCGGCGGTGACCAGCAACCCCAGCCTTGGCGGGCTGACCGTGCTGTTCGGTGTACAAGCCAATGCAGACGGCGCATTGCTCACCACCCACCTGGCCCGGGTGGTGCAGGAGAGCGGCCAGCAAACCCTGCTGCTGGACCTGGGGCTGCCGCGTGGCGACAGCCTGGCGCTGCTCGGCCTGGAGGCTTCGTTCTTTTTCGGCGACGCCCTGCGCCACCTGCGCCGCCTCGACACCACACTGATCGACAGCGCATTCACGCGCGACAAGAAAGGCTTGCGCCTGCTCACTTACGCCGAGGCCGACGACCCGCTGCAACAAACCAGCGCCGCCGAGCTGTACATGCTGCTCAGCGCCCTGCGCCAGCACTTCCAGCACATTGTCGTGAACCTGACTGGGCATGCCGACAGCGAAGCCCTGCGCACGTTGGTGAGCCATTGCGACAAACTGATCGTCTACACCGACCAGAATATCCTCGACTGCCGGCGCAACCTTGAAGTGCTCGACCTGTGGCGTGACCACGGCATGAAGCTGGAGCACGCCAGCCTGCTGGTGGACCGCTACCTGAGCAACGTTGCACCCGATGCCGATACCCTGGCCAAACGCTACGGGCTGCCCTTGCTCAAGGCCATCCCCTACAGCCCCGAAGTGCGCCTGAATGTGAAGAACCAGGGCCTGAGCCTGTTCGAACTGGCCCCGCGTGAAAACCTCACTCAAGCCCTGCGCAGCCTCGGCGAACGCCTGGCACGGCGCTCGGAAAACCTCGCACCACCCGCCTTCACCTGGCTGCGTCGGCTTTGGGGGAGCAAATGA